The DNA sequence TAAACACATGGAATGGCACCCAGCAGATCAGGAACGCCAGGAGGACTGCAAGAATCAGAGTGGTAGCCTTCTGCTCCTTTCCCTGAGTGCTAAATCTTTCCCTTAACCTGCTTCTGACAGCTTGAATAATTTTGAGAGTGCAGAAGGACATAATAAAAATGGGAATAACAAACTTTAGAATGACATTGAGGATGCTTACCACTTTGTCTGTTTGATCTGAATAAGAAAGAAAGCATATGCTAAAATTCTGCTCAGGGTAGTGTTCAACTTCCCTGTAGATGAGTACAGGGACATTCAACAGAAAGCATACAGCCCACACCACTACACATGCCAGTTTGGCATAAAATGGGCTCCGCATTCTTCCATGGGTCAGTGGGTGCACCAGTGCCAAATATCGGTCAATGCTGACCAGAACCAGGATGTAGATGCTGCAGTCAGCATTCATGCTGATGGAGAAGGGGACCAGTTTACACAGGGTTTCACTCAAGTTCCAGTCATATCTTTTTTGCACATTCACAGCCCAGAAGGGTAAACTAGACATCAGAAAGAGGTGGGCAGCCGCCAGGTTGCTCAAGTAGATCTCAGCCACGTTACAGGCCGTCTTGTGTAGCCAGTAAatcatcaacacaaacacattcaggaTAATTCCCAGCACACTGATGATCAGGATGTACACTGGAATCACAGTGAAGATCCACTCGCTTTCATCATAATGGCACAAAGTGTAGTCCGTGTTGTTGTGGTTTTCATCCACAGCTTCATGGCTGAAGTTTGCAGGGATGCTGCTCATAGACAAAGAAAGCGATCCAGACAAAACGTGATACTATAAACCATTTGAAGTGTACATCTAAAATGATCTTGCAGATTTGTTTTAGTGATGATGAGAATACTGAGAAACATGGAATTCTGAGACACCCTGGATATTGTGAAATATTGAGTATTGTTGAGTACGAATTGAATGCTGTCTactgtgaaatatttaataacaACATATTGCAGAATGTCATAGTTGTTTTTTCAGTTGGTCCCTGAagtgttgcattgagaacagAAAAAGGGCAGCAAACATTAGACTCAATACGACTCAGC is a window from the Amphiprion ocellaris isolate individual 3 ecotype Okinawa chromosome 20, ASM2253959v1, whole genome shotgun sequence genome containing:
- the LOC111573256 gene encoding B2 bradykinin receptor-like; this translates as MTLLPTSIPANFSHEAVDENHNNTDYTLCHYDESEWIFTVIPVYILIISVLGIILNVFVLMIYWLHKTACNVAEIYLSNLAAAHLFLMSSLPFWAVNVQKRYDWNLSETLCKLVPFSISMNADCSIYILVLVSIDRYLALVHPLTHGRMRSPFYAKLACVVVWAVCFLLNVPVLIYREVEHYPEQNFSICFLSYSDQTDKVVSILNVILKFVIPIFIMSFCTLKIIQAVRSRLRERFSTQGKEQKATTLILAVLLAFLICWVPFHVFKILDLLSRYNIVGGCEFRLGWFQQIFIFLAFFNSVLNPILYVCVGRNFRRKVKETFSQISNRRKSTFSLLTTCANLSRSVKTENATS